The following are encoded in a window of Perca fluviatilis chromosome 21, GENO_Pfluv_1.0, whole genome shotgun sequence genomic DNA:
- the spag9b gene encoding C-Jun-amino-terminal kinase-interacting protein 4 isoform X12 codes for MSPGCMLLFVFGFVGGAVVINSAVLVSLSVLLLVHYSVSTGGLPALPSLPSLPRASRKERPISMGIFQLPGTDGMTPDLQRESLDTSSEPWRYNNISHPRSNTSLKFEGQFSSSKVEGERSQENLPNQKADQDQDELAGSNRGGSKSSTPNNRGSVSKSGTPVSLQAGGSKSDTPMSSQGGPSKSNTPTSTDSANSQSTTPLSPHDRGSTGISPVSRQGEGSASVTPASIAALDIAMESVDQEVSDGLKNLDGNRGKPKSSKDIAAVQGQKGELGHDGQDSATTPLKGDDGAHNQESSEVQAIIESTPELDMHHDGCLGTSTPAKGGIENLAFDRNTDSLFEELSSAGNDLIGDMDEGADMLDEFSDYNFLGMGREVEHLIQENAQLLETKNALNVVKNDLIAQMDELTCEKEVLQGELKAVTQAKTKLEDKNKELEDELKKIRAELEASKNKVKNDNNEDDSDVPTAQRKRFTRVEMARVLMERNQYKERLMELQEAVRWTEMIRASKENPALPEKKKSSLWQLIFSRLFSSSGGAAKKPTTDAPVNVKYNAPTSQIQPSVKKRSTTLQQLPSDKSKAFDFLNEEVAADNVVSRREQKRAQYQQVKAHVQKEDDRVQACGWSLPKKYKANGGQTESKVKNLPVPVFLRPLDEKDASMKLWCAAGVNLSGGKTRDGGSIVGASVFYSDIPGPESPKKKIGSQSSLDKLDQDLKEQQKELQQQDELSSLVWICTSTQSTTKAVVIDANQAGNILESFFVCNCHVLCIASVPGARETDYPAGEEVAPNSEAGPAGDGGSQSTDSISAGGDDDDVLGGITVVGCEAEGAAAVPQTAARPGEDGDSESRPAEEATEATEASAGPAGQRESLRGVYTEHVFTDPLGAQQSAEAPANYSQRESDLLKDGVSSNPNAEEQDLMREEAQKMSSVLPTMWLGAQNGCVYVHSSVAQWKKCLHSIKLKDSVLGIVHVKGRVLVGLSDGTLAIFHRGVDGQWDLTNYHLLDLGRPHYSIRCMTVVHDKVWCGYRNKIYVVQPKAMKIEKSFDAHPRKESQVRQLAWDGDGIWVSIRLDSTLRLYHAHTFQHLQDVDIEPYVSKMLGTGKLGFSFVRITALMVSCNRLWIGTGNGVIISIPLTDTANRETNAAVNQPGSAVHVYGDDSSDKVTAGTFVPYCSMAHAQLCFHGHRDAVKFFTAVPGHAVPSASCGAEAAGDKTTDAATQEGTKSMLVMSGGEGYIDFRMGDEDGVEDEDPLLKLQPLLAKAERSHLIVWQVLASED; via the exons ATGAGCCCCGGGTGTatgctgctgtttgtttttggcTTTGTAGGGGGAGCGGTGGTCATCAACTCTGCTGTACTAGTCTCTCTGTCAGTGCTGCTGCTGGTTCACTACTCTGTCTCTACCGGCGGCTTACCTGCCCTGCCTTCCTTACCCTCCTTACCCAGAGCCAGcag AAAGGAGCGTCCTATCTCCATGGGCATATTCCAACTTCCTGGGACTGATGGTATGACCCCTGACCTCCAGAGGGAATCTTTGGACACCTCTTCAGAGCCATGGAGATACAACAACATTAGCCATCCGCGGTCCAACACCAGCCTCAAG TTTGAGGGACAGTTTTCCTCAAGCAAAGTGGAAGGTGAAAGATCGCAGGAGAATTTGCCCAATCAGAAGGCTGATCAGGACCAG GATGAATTGGCCGGTTCGAACCGTGGGGGCTCAAAGTCCAGTACTCCAAACAACCGGGGAAGTGTCTCCAAAAGTGGAACTCCTGTATCTTTACAAGCTGGAGGTTCCAAATCCGACACCCCCATGTCCTCTCAGGGTGGTCCCTCTAAATCAAACACCCCCACATCTACAGACAGTGCTAACTCCCAGTCCACCACACCACTATCTCCTCATGATAGAGGGTCCACCGGAATAAGTCCTGTGTCTCGCCAGGGCGAAGGGTCTGCCTCTGTCACACCTGCGTCTATTGCTGCTTTGGATATTGCCATGGAGTCTGTGGACCAGGAAGTTTCAGATGGGCTCAAGAACCTAGACGGGAACCGTGGAAAACCAAAGAGCAGTAAGGACATTGCAGCCGTGCAAGGACAGAAGGGTGAGCTTGGACACGATGGTCAGGACTCTGCCACTACACCCCTCAAAGGTGATG ATGGAGCACACAACCAGGAGAGCTCTGAGGTGCAGGCCATCATAGAGTCCACTCCCGAGCTGGACATGCACCACGATGGCTGCTTAGGAACAAG CACACCAGCTAAAGGTGGCATAGAGAATCTAGCGTTTGACCGCAACACTGACTCTCTGTTTGAGGAGCTGTCATCTGCAGGAAACGACCTGATAGGAGACATGGATGAAGGAGCCGACATGCTGG ATGAGTTTTCTG ACTACAACTTTCTAG GCATGGGTCGGGAAGTTGAACATCTCATCCAAGAGAACGCCCAGTTGCTGGAGACCAA aAATGCTTTGAACGTGGTGAAAAATGACCTGATAGCACAAATGGATGAACTGACTTGTGAGAAGGAGGTTCTGCAAGGCGAGCTAAAGGCTGTCACTCAGGCCAAGACCAAACTGGAGGACAAGAACAAAGAATTAGAAGATGAACTCAAGAA GATTCGAGCAGAGCTCGAGGCCTCCAAAAACAAGGTCAAGAATGACAACAACGAGGATGAT AGCGATGTGCCTACAGCCCAGAGGAAGCGCTTCACCAGGGTGGAGATGGCCAGAGTCCTGATGGAGAGGAACCAGTATAAGGAGAGGCTAATGGAGCTGCAGGAGGCTGTCAGATGGACGGAGATGATCCG GGCATCAAAGGAGAACCCAGCTCttccagagaagaagaaatccAGCCTCTGGCAGTT GAT TTTCAGCCGTTTGTTCAGCTCTTCGGGCGGGGCAGCCAAGAAGCCGACAACGGACGCCCCAGTGAACGTCAAGTACAATGCGCCCACCTCTCAGATTCAGCCGTCCGTCAAGAAGCGGAGCACCACACTGCAGCAGCTGCCCAGTGACAAGAGCAAAGCCTTTGATTTCCTCAATGAGGA AGTGGCAGCTGATAATGTGGTGTCCAGGCGGGAGCAGAAGAGGGCTCAGTACCAGCAGGTCAAAGCCCACGTCCAGAAGGAGGACGACAGAGTGCAGGCTTGCGGCTGGAGTCTGCCTAAGAAATACAAA gcCAATGGTGGCCAGACAGAGAGTAAGGTGAAGAATCTACCTGTTCCTGTCTTCCTCAGACCGCTGGATGAAAAAGATGCTTCTATGAAG CTGTGGTGTGCTGCTGGTGTGAACCTCTCTGGAGGTAAAACCAGAGACGGAGGTTCGATCGTAGGAGCCAGCGTGTTTTACAGCGACATCCCCGGACCAGAGAGCCCTAAAAAGAAAATAGGATCTCAGAGCAGCCTGGATAAACTGGATCAAGACctcaag GAGCAGCagaaggagctgcagcagcaggatgagTTGTCGTCGCTGGTTTGGATCTGTACCAGCACCCAGTCCACCACCAAAGCTGTTGTCATTGACGCCAACCAGGCTGGAAACATCCTGGAGAGCTTCTTTGTGTGTAACTGCCACGTCCTCTGCATCGCCAGTGTTCCAG gtgcaagAGAGACCGACTACCCAGCTGGTGAGGAAGTAGCTCCTAACTCTGAGGCAGGACCAGCAGGGGATGGCGGATCACAATCAACCGACAGCATCTCAGCAGGCGGCGACGACGACGACGTGCTCGGAGGCATCACTGTTGTTGGCTGTGAAGCTGAGGGAGCGGCAGCTGTTCCTCAGACAGCAGCCAGGCCAGGAGAAGACGGAGACAGTG AATCGAGACCAGCAGAGGAAGCCACAGAGGCGACAGAGGCCAGCGCAGGGCCTGCCGGCCAAAGAGAGAGCCTGAGGGGAGTCTACACTGAACACGTCTTCACTGATCCACTGGGAGCTCAGCAGAGCGCAGAGGCTCCGGCTAACTACTCTCAGAG GGAGAGTGATCTGTTGAAAGATGGCGTGAGTTCAAACCCCAACGCCGAGGAGCAGGACCTGATGAGAGAAGAGGCTCAGAAAATGAGCAGTGTTCTGCCTACTATGTGGCTGGGGGCACAGAACGGATG TGTGTACGTCCACTCCTCTGTGGCTCAGTGGAAGAAGTGTCTCCATTCTATAAAGCTGAAGGACTCTGTGCTCGGCATAGT GCATGTGAAAGGGCGTGTACTGGTGGGTCTCTCCGATGGCACTTTAGCCATTTTCCACAGAGGAGTGG ATGGACAGTGGGATCTGACCAACTACCATCTGTTAGACCTAGGGAGACCACACTACTCCATCCGCTGCATGACTGTAGTACATGACAAGGTGTGGTGTGGCTACAGGAACAAGATCTATGTGGTGCAGCCCAAAGCCATGAAGATAGAG AAGTCATTTGACGCCCACCCTCGTAAGGAGAGCCAGGTACGTCAGCTGGCCTGGGATGGCGATGGCATCTGGGTGTCCATCAGACTGGACTCCactctcaggctgtaccacgcTCACACCTTCCAGCACCTTCAGGACGTCGACATCGAGCCCTACGTCAGCAAGATGCTGG GTACGGGGAAACTAGGTTTCTCATTTGTGAGGATCACAGCTCTCATGGTGTCATGTAATCGCCTGTGGATCGGCACTGGAAATGGAGTCATCATCTCCATCCCTCTGACAGATA CAGCCAACAGGGAAACCAATGCAGCAGTTAACCAACCTGGAAGTGCAGTTCATGTGTATGGCGACGACAGCAGTGACAAAGTGACAGCTGGGACATTTGTTCCATACTGCTCCATGGCTCACGCTCAGCTCTGTTTCCATGGTCACAGAGATGCTGTCAAGTTCTTCACCGCTGTCCCAG GTCACGCCGTTCCATCTGCGTCCTGCGGCGCGGAGGCAGCAGGTGACAAGACGACAGATGCCGCAACTCAGGAAGGAACCAAGTCCATGTTGGTGATGAGTGGAGGCGAAGGCTACATCGACTTTAGGATGG GTGATGAGGATGGCGTGGAGGACGAGGACCCCCTACTGAAACTGCAGCCCTTGCTGGCTAAAGCCGAGCGCAGCCACCTCATCGTCTGGCAGGTCCTCGCCAGCGAGGACTAA
- the spag9b gene encoding C-Jun-amino-terminal kinase-interacting protein 4 isoform X16, with protein MSPGCMLLFVFGFVGGAVVINSAVLVSLSVLLLVHYSVSTGGLPALPSLPSLPRASRKERPISMGIFQLPGTDGMTPDLQRESLDTSSEPWRYNNISHPRSNTSLKDELAGSNRGGSKSSTPNNRGSVSKSGTPVSLQAGGSKSDTPMSSQGGPSKSNTPTSTDSANSQSTTPLSPHDRGSTGISPVSRQGEGSASVTPASIAALDIAMESVDQEVSDGLKNLDGNRGKPKSSKDIAAVQGQKGELGHDGQDSATTPLKGDDGAHNQESSEVQAIIESTPELDMHHDGCLGTSTPAKGGIENLAFDRNTDSLFEELSSAGNDLIGDMDEGADMLGMGREVEHLIQENAQLLETKNALNVVKNDLIAQMDELTCEKEVLQGELKAVTQAKTKLEDKNKELEDELKKIRAELEASKNKVKNDNNEDDSDVPTAQRKRFTRVEMARVLMERNQYKERLMELQEAVRWTEMIRASKENPALPEKKKSSLWQFFSRLFSSSGGAAKKPTTDAPVNVKYNAPTSQIQPSVKKRSTTLQQLPSDKSKAFDFLNEEVAADNVVSRREQKRAQYQQVKAHVQKEDDRVQACGWSLPKKYKANGGQTESKVKNLPVPVFLRPLDEKDASMKLWCAAGVNLSGGKTRDGGSIVGASVFYSDIPGPESPKKKIGSQSSLDKLDQDLKEQQKELQQQDELSSLVWICTSTQSTTKAVVIDANQAGNILESFFVCNCHVLCIASVPGARETDYPAGEEVAPNSEAGPAGDGGSQSTDSISAGGDDDDVLGGITVVGCEAEGAAAVPQTAARPGEDGDSESRPAEEATEATEASAGPAGQRESLRGVYTEHVFTDPLGAQQSAEAPANYSQRESDLLKDGVSSNPNAEEQDLMREEAQKMSSVLPTMWLGAQNGCVYVHSSVAQWKKCLHSIKLKDSVLGIVHVKGRVLVGLSDGTLAIFHRGVDGQWDLTNYHLLDLGRPHYSIRCMTVVHDKVWCGYRNKIYVVQPKAMKIEKSFDAHPRKESQVRQLAWDGDGIWVSIRLDSTLRLYHAHTFQHLQDVDIEPYVSKMLGTGKLGFSFVRITALMVSCNRLWIGTGNGVIISIPLTDTANRETNAAVNQPGSAVHVYGDDSSDKVTAGTFVPYCSMAHAQLCFHGHRDAVKFFTAVPGHAVPSASCGAEAAGDKTTDAATQEGTKSMLVMSGGEGYIDFRMGDEDGVEDEDPLLKLQPLLAKAERSHLIVWQVLASED; from the exons ATGAGCCCCGGGTGTatgctgctgtttgtttttggcTTTGTAGGGGGAGCGGTGGTCATCAACTCTGCTGTACTAGTCTCTCTGTCAGTGCTGCTGCTGGTTCACTACTCTGTCTCTACCGGCGGCTTACCTGCCCTGCCTTCCTTACCCTCCTTACCCAGAGCCAGcag AAAGGAGCGTCCTATCTCCATGGGCATATTCCAACTTCCTGGGACTGATGGTATGACCCCTGACCTCCAGAGGGAATCTTTGGACACCTCTTCAGAGCCATGGAGATACAACAACATTAGCCATCCGCGGTCCAACACCAGCCTCAAG GATGAATTGGCCGGTTCGAACCGTGGGGGCTCAAAGTCCAGTACTCCAAACAACCGGGGAAGTGTCTCCAAAAGTGGAACTCCTGTATCTTTACAAGCTGGAGGTTCCAAATCCGACACCCCCATGTCCTCTCAGGGTGGTCCCTCTAAATCAAACACCCCCACATCTACAGACAGTGCTAACTCCCAGTCCACCACACCACTATCTCCTCATGATAGAGGGTCCACCGGAATAAGTCCTGTGTCTCGCCAGGGCGAAGGGTCTGCCTCTGTCACACCTGCGTCTATTGCTGCTTTGGATATTGCCATGGAGTCTGTGGACCAGGAAGTTTCAGATGGGCTCAAGAACCTAGACGGGAACCGTGGAAAACCAAAGAGCAGTAAGGACATTGCAGCCGTGCAAGGACAGAAGGGTGAGCTTGGACACGATGGTCAGGACTCTGCCACTACACCCCTCAAAGGTGATG ATGGAGCACACAACCAGGAGAGCTCTGAGGTGCAGGCCATCATAGAGTCCACTCCCGAGCTGGACATGCACCACGATGGCTGCTTAGGAACAAG CACACCAGCTAAAGGTGGCATAGAGAATCTAGCGTTTGACCGCAACACTGACTCTCTGTTTGAGGAGCTGTCATCTGCAGGAAACGACCTGATAGGAGACATGGATGAAGGAGCCGACATGCTGG GCATGGGTCGGGAAGTTGAACATCTCATCCAAGAGAACGCCCAGTTGCTGGAGACCAA aAATGCTTTGAACGTGGTGAAAAATGACCTGATAGCACAAATGGATGAACTGACTTGTGAGAAGGAGGTTCTGCAAGGCGAGCTAAAGGCTGTCACTCAGGCCAAGACCAAACTGGAGGACAAGAACAAAGAATTAGAAGATGAACTCAAGAA GATTCGAGCAGAGCTCGAGGCCTCCAAAAACAAGGTCAAGAATGACAACAACGAGGATGAT AGCGATGTGCCTACAGCCCAGAGGAAGCGCTTCACCAGGGTGGAGATGGCCAGAGTCCTGATGGAGAGGAACCAGTATAAGGAGAGGCTAATGGAGCTGCAGGAGGCTGTCAGATGGACGGAGATGATCCG GGCATCAAAGGAGAACCCAGCTCttccagagaagaagaaatccAGCCTCTGGCAGTT TTTCAGCCGTTTGTTCAGCTCTTCGGGCGGGGCAGCCAAGAAGCCGACAACGGACGCCCCAGTGAACGTCAAGTACAATGCGCCCACCTCTCAGATTCAGCCGTCCGTCAAGAAGCGGAGCACCACACTGCAGCAGCTGCCCAGTGACAAGAGCAAAGCCTTTGATTTCCTCAATGAGGA AGTGGCAGCTGATAATGTGGTGTCCAGGCGGGAGCAGAAGAGGGCTCAGTACCAGCAGGTCAAAGCCCACGTCCAGAAGGAGGACGACAGAGTGCAGGCTTGCGGCTGGAGTCTGCCTAAGAAATACAAA gcCAATGGTGGCCAGACAGAGAGTAAGGTGAAGAATCTACCTGTTCCTGTCTTCCTCAGACCGCTGGATGAAAAAGATGCTTCTATGAAG CTGTGGTGTGCTGCTGGTGTGAACCTCTCTGGAGGTAAAACCAGAGACGGAGGTTCGATCGTAGGAGCCAGCGTGTTTTACAGCGACATCCCCGGACCAGAGAGCCCTAAAAAGAAAATAGGATCTCAGAGCAGCCTGGATAAACTGGATCAAGACctcaag GAGCAGCagaaggagctgcagcagcaggatgagTTGTCGTCGCTGGTTTGGATCTGTACCAGCACCCAGTCCACCACCAAAGCTGTTGTCATTGACGCCAACCAGGCTGGAAACATCCTGGAGAGCTTCTTTGTGTGTAACTGCCACGTCCTCTGCATCGCCAGTGTTCCAG gtgcaagAGAGACCGACTACCCAGCTGGTGAGGAAGTAGCTCCTAACTCTGAGGCAGGACCAGCAGGGGATGGCGGATCACAATCAACCGACAGCATCTCAGCAGGCGGCGACGACGACGACGTGCTCGGAGGCATCACTGTTGTTGGCTGTGAAGCTGAGGGAGCGGCAGCTGTTCCTCAGACAGCAGCCAGGCCAGGAGAAGACGGAGACAGTG AATCGAGACCAGCAGAGGAAGCCACAGAGGCGACAGAGGCCAGCGCAGGGCCTGCCGGCCAAAGAGAGAGCCTGAGGGGAGTCTACACTGAACACGTCTTCACTGATCCACTGGGAGCTCAGCAGAGCGCAGAGGCTCCGGCTAACTACTCTCAGAG GGAGAGTGATCTGTTGAAAGATGGCGTGAGTTCAAACCCCAACGCCGAGGAGCAGGACCTGATGAGAGAAGAGGCTCAGAAAATGAGCAGTGTTCTGCCTACTATGTGGCTGGGGGCACAGAACGGATG TGTGTACGTCCACTCCTCTGTGGCTCAGTGGAAGAAGTGTCTCCATTCTATAAAGCTGAAGGACTCTGTGCTCGGCATAGT GCATGTGAAAGGGCGTGTACTGGTGGGTCTCTCCGATGGCACTTTAGCCATTTTCCACAGAGGAGTGG ATGGACAGTGGGATCTGACCAACTACCATCTGTTAGACCTAGGGAGACCACACTACTCCATCCGCTGCATGACTGTAGTACATGACAAGGTGTGGTGTGGCTACAGGAACAAGATCTATGTGGTGCAGCCCAAAGCCATGAAGATAGAG AAGTCATTTGACGCCCACCCTCGTAAGGAGAGCCAGGTACGTCAGCTGGCCTGGGATGGCGATGGCATCTGGGTGTCCATCAGACTGGACTCCactctcaggctgtaccacgcTCACACCTTCCAGCACCTTCAGGACGTCGACATCGAGCCCTACGTCAGCAAGATGCTGG GTACGGGGAAACTAGGTTTCTCATTTGTGAGGATCACAGCTCTCATGGTGTCATGTAATCGCCTGTGGATCGGCACTGGAAATGGAGTCATCATCTCCATCCCTCTGACAGATA CAGCCAACAGGGAAACCAATGCAGCAGTTAACCAACCTGGAAGTGCAGTTCATGTGTATGGCGACGACAGCAGTGACAAAGTGACAGCTGGGACATTTGTTCCATACTGCTCCATGGCTCACGCTCAGCTCTGTTTCCATGGTCACAGAGATGCTGTCAAGTTCTTCACCGCTGTCCCAG GTCACGCCGTTCCATCTGCGTCCTGCGGCGCGGAGGCAGCAGGTGACAAGACGACAGATGCCGCAACTCAGGAAGGAACCAAGTCCATGTTGGTGATGAGTGGAGGCGAAGGCTACATCGACTTTAGGATGG GTGATGAGGATGGCGTGGAGGACGAGGACCCCCTACTGAAACTGCAGCCCTTGCTGGCTAAAGCCGAGCGCAGCCACCTCATCGTCTGGCAGGTCCTCGCCAGCGAGGACTAA